One window of the Bacteroidales bacterium genome contains the following:
- a CDS encoding phosphopantetheine-binding protein, translating into MEELTEKLKKEIIEVLNLEDIKPEDIDVDAPLFGDGLGLDSIDALELIVLLEKNYSIKIEDPKEGRKIFTSVRTMANFILEHQKK; encoded by the coding sequence ATGGAAGAACTGACGGAAAAGCTTAAAAAAGAGATTATTGAGGTTTTAAACCTTGAGGATATTAAACCTGAAGACATTGACGTGGATGCCCCTCTTTTCGGCGACGGGCTGGGACTGGATTCCATCGACGCACTGGAACTGATCGTTCTCCTCGAAAAAAATTATAGCATCAAGATCGAAGATCCTAAGGAAGGGCGTAAGATATTCACCTCAGTCCGCACCATGGCTAACTTCATCCTCGAGCACCAAAAAAAGTAA
- a CDS encoding beta-ketoacyl-[acyl-carrier-protein] synthase family protein, whose protein sequence is MAERVFVTGIGIICAIGKNTGETFASLRATRSGISHLSILDSIHRDTLPVGEIKLTNKELGALAGISDPDMFPRTALLGLIAAGEAVKNAGIDPKDNNFRTGVISASTVGGMDKTEINYRNYHLGAPYNNFVLTHDCGDSTEKIAVRLGFRDMVSTISTACSSSANSIMFGARLIRHGLLDRVLAGGTDAMSKFTLNGFHTLMILDKQPCRPFDKNRMGLNLGEGAAFLVLESEKALDGRIPLCELSGYANANDAYHQTASSPDGFGPYLSMSQALDSGRLKPADIQYINAHGTGTDNNDLTEGIAIERIFGQHIPLVSSTKPFTGHTLGAAAAVEAVISILSIKNQMVFPNLNFHEKMDELHFEPLKEMITGKNLRHVLSNSFGFGGNDSTLIFSAC, encoded by the coding sequence ATGGCAGAAAGGGTTTTTGTCACCGGCATCGGGATCATCTGTGCCATCGGGAAAAACACCGGCGAAACCTTTGCATCCCTTCGGGCCACCCGATCAGGCATCAGCCATCTTTCTATCCTTGATTCTATCCACCGCGATACCCTCCCGGTGGGCGAGATCAAACTGACTAACAAGGAGCTGGGCGCCCTGGCCGGGATCAGCGACCCGGATATGTTCCCACGCACCGCCCTGCTGGGCCTCATCGCCGCCGGAGAAGCCGTTAAAAATGCAGGTATCGACCCAAAAGACAATAATTTCCGCACAGGGGTCATTTCTGCCAGCACCGTCGGAGGAATGGACAAGACCGAGATCAATTACCGGAACTACCACCTTGGAGCGCCTTATAACAATTTTGTCCTGACACATGACTGCGGCGACAGCACGGAAAAAATCGCCGTCCGCTTAGGCTTTCGCGATATGGTCAGCACCATCAGCACGGCATGTTCTTCATCAGCCAACTCAATCATGTTCGGTGCCAGGCTGATCCGCCATGGCCTGCTCGACCGTGTGCTTGCCGGCGGTACCGATGCCATGTCGAAATTTACCCTCAACGGGTTCCACACATTGATGATTCTCGACAAGCAGCCTTGCCGGCCGTTCGACAAGAACCGGATGGGGCTGAACCTTGGCGAAGGAGCCGCTTTCCTCGTCCTCGAATCGGAAAAAGCCCTTGACGGCAGGATCCCCTTATGTGAACTCAGCGGTTATGCCAATGCCAACGACGCTTACCACCAGACCGCCTCATCCCCCGACGGATTTGGACCTTACCTGTCGATGTCGCAGGCGCTGGATTCCGGCAGGCTGAAGCCTGCGGACATTCAATATATCAACGCCCACGGAACAGGAACTGATAACAATGACCTCACCGAAGGGATCGCGATTGAGAGAATATTCGGGCAGCATATTCCGCTGGTTTCATCAACCAAACCATTTACCGGACATACACTAGGCGCTGCAGCGGCCGTCGAAGCAGTAATCTCCATCCTTTCCATCAAAAATCAGATGGTATTTCCCAACCTGAACTTCCACGAAAAAATGGATGAATTGCATTTTGAGCCTTTGAAAGAGATGATTACAGGAAAGAACCTCCGGCACGTACTCAGCAACTCTTTCGGTTTCGGCGGCAACGATTCAACACTCATATTCTCAGCTTGTTGA
- a CDS encoding beta-ketoacyl synthase chain length factor, which produces MEAFIRGIGNISPQPTFDNSAFLEDVREYNTARLQSIEPDYKNYIKPIQLRRMSRLLKMGVTAAGMCLHDAEVEQPDAIITGTGLGMMEETEKFLNGILDNGEKLLNPTAFIQSTHNTVGAHIAVMLGCNKYNLTYVHGPVSLENALLDSLMCLSERPSDKVLLGGIEEMTEAHFIITDSMGFWKKGPISNLDLLKNKTPGTIAGEGASFFLLSREESPQNYGQIRGLSTRFNPENQTIAVNHIEDFLAAHKLNIADIDLVILGLNGDPASDAIYEPVTGYFEGKSTMTWYKHLCGEHYLASSFALWLGARILKNQKIPGIIRLNETPKPGKIRNIMIYNHYKNIYHSLILVSSC; this is translated from the coding sequence ATGGAAGCATTCATCCGGGGCATAGGAAATATCTCACCACAGCCAACGTTCGACAACAGCGCTTTCCTGGAAGATGTCCGTGAATACAACACGGCCAGGCTGCAATCAATAGAACCCGATTATAAAAATTACATCAAACCGATCCAGTTGCGCCGAATGAGCCGGTTGCTCAAGATGGGCGTCACGGCCGCCGGTATGTGCCTTCATGACGCTGAAGTGGAACAACCCGATGCGATCATCACCGGCACCGGCCTGGGCATGATGGAAGAGACTGAAAAATTCCTGAACGGAATCCTTGACAATGGCGAGAAACTGCTCAACCCGACCGCTTTTATCCAATCGACCCATAATACTGTCGGTGCCCATATTGCCGTAATGCTTGGTTGTAACAAGTATAACCTGACTTATGTGCACGGCCCCGTTTCACTGGAAAATGCACTGCTCGACAGCCTGATGTGTCTTTCCGAAAGGCCCTCCGACAAGGTGCTTCTCGGAGGTATCGAAGAAATGACCGAGGCGCATTTCATTATCACCGACAGCATGGGATTCTGGAAAAAAGGCCCAATCAGCAACCTTGACCTGCTTAAAAATAAAACACCCGGCACCATTGCCGGCGAAGGAGCATCTTTTTTCCTGCTGTCCAGGGAGGAAAGTCCCCAAAACTACGGCCAAATCCGTGGATTATCCACGCGGTTTAACCCGGAGAATCAAACTATTGCAGTGAATCATATCGAAGATTTCCTCGCTGCCCACAAACTGAACATAGCCGACATCGACCTGGTCATCCTCGGTCTGAACGGCGATCCGGCATCAGATGCCATCTATGAGCCTGTTACCGGTTATTTTGAAGGAAAATCAACCATGACTTGGTATAAACATCTTTGCGGCGAGCATTACCTGGCATCGTCCTTCGCCCTTTGGTTGGGCGCCCGTATCTTGAAAAACCAGAAAATCCCTGGCATTATAAGGCTGAATGAGACTCCAAAACCCGGCAAGATCAGAAATATCATGATTTATAACCACTATAAAAATATCTACCACTCCCTCATCCTGGTCTCATCATGTTAA
- a CDS encoding polysaccharide deacetylase family protein: MLNLRSASILIIILAAVVILLMIFQPHLWWIFLLLTVVYLLMLIAGSFNIGSNFYLRALCRGTKPEKVLALTFDDGPDEIITPKVLAILEKNNIPATFFIIGKKAEKQVDMIQLIMTKGHLISLHSYDHAFFFDLYLRGKMEQDLLKTEEIIMKATGKKPLLFRPPYGVTNPTLAKVVKKLGYKVIGWSVRSFDTAIKDAEKIAGRVIGKLHPGAVILMHDTQNITPEALEKVIIMAKEEGYRFVGLDEMFGVEAYKN, translated from the coding sequence ATGTTAAACTTACGCTCTGCAAGCATTTTGATTATCATTCTTGCAGCCGTGGTAATACTGCTGATGATCTTTCAACCTCATCTCTGGTGGATCTTCTTGCTCTTAACAGTTGTCTATTTGCTAATGCTCATTGCAGGCTCATTCAATATAGGTTCCAACTTTTATTTGAGGGCATTATGCAGAGGAACGAAACCTGAAAAAGTTCTGGCGCTGACTTTCGACGATGGCCCGGATGAGATTATAACGCCAAAGGTTCTGGCCATCCTGGAAAAGAATAATATCCCGGCGACTTTTTTTATCATCGGGAAGAAAGCGGAAAAACAGGTTGATATGATACAGCTGATCATGACCAAAGGGCATCTGATAAGTCTGCATTCTTACGACCATGCTTTCTTTTTCGATCTTTATCTGAGAGGAAAGATGGAACAGGATTTGCTGAAGACAGAAGAGATTATAATGAAAGCAACAGGTAAAAAGCCATTATTGTTCAGGCCACCATATGGGGTTACCAATCCAACCCTGGCGAAAGTTGTGAAGAAACTTGGATATAAGGTTATCGGTTGGTCGGTAAGGAGTTTTGACACGGCCATAAAGGATGCTGAAAAAATTGCAGGACGTGTAATTGGAAAACTCCATCCCGGCGCTGTAATCCTGATGCATGACACGCAAAATATTACACCGGAGGCGCTGGAAAAAGTTATTATAATGGCAAAAGAAGAAGGCTACCGGTTCGTTGGGCTTGATGAAATGTTTGGTGTTGAAGCTTATAAAAATTAA
- a CDS encoding DUF2141 domain-containing protein yields the protein MRLLVFFISLIFLLPQQGGKHRLVVTVTGLKPLKGDLYISLHQRPEYFQFADSALMKTKIGVNAETETVFFDKVPEGRYAIAIYHDENLNGMMDANEIGIPREGYGFSNNPKVPGKPKFEQAAFDLSRNDTIVIKMIYHPAPNQRKDSENK from the coding sequence ATGCGATTACTTGTATTCTTTATTTCGTTGATATTTCTGTTGCCGCAGCAAGGCGGAAAGCACCGGCTGGTGGTCACCGTCACAGGTCTGAAACCGCTGAAAGGCGATCTTTATATCAGCCTTCACCAGCGGCCGGAATATTTTCAATTTGCCGACAGTGCTTTGATGAAAACAAAAATCGGCGTGAATGCTGAAACGGAAACCGTTTTCTTCGACAAAGTCCCTGAAGGTCGTTATGCGATTGCCATCTACCATGATGAGAACCTGAACGGGATGATGGATGCCAACGAGATCGGCATACCGAGGGAAGGCTACGGGTTTTCGAACAATCCGAAAGTTCCCGGAAAGCCGAAGTTTGAGCAGGCAGCTTTTGATTTAAGCCGTAACGATACTATCGTGATTAAAATGATTTATCATCCTGCTCCAAATCAAAGGAAAGATTCTGAAAATAAGTAA
- a CDS encoding outer membrane lipoprotein carrier protein LolA has translation MAISITTSVQYRVLVLWWQKKFIKSLTAFLIFLLFDLPLTLFSQEVKETPVKDPSKVIEQINLTSSKTNTLTADFTQVKEMSFLEEKVVSSGKFYFKKDKQLRWEYTEPFTYAIILNYDRLRIIDEGRSKDFEAGSNRMFLEISDVMTGMVNGTLLNSSQFTTTWSEATGHYLAELIPIGTTMKDYLMRIELKVSKLDFTVEELKMFERSGDFTQITFRNKKLNETIPAEIFRLD, from the coding sequence ATGGCAATCAGTATAACAACTTCCGTGCAATATCGTGTTTTGGTGCTTTGGTGGCAAAAAAAATTTATAAAATCGTTAACTGCTTTTTTAATATTTCTTTTATTTGATTTACCTCTGACTTTATTTTCACAAGAGGTCAAAGAAACACCCGTAAAAGACCCTTCAAAAGTTATAGAGCAAATAAACCTAACATCTTCAAAAACCAATACGTTAACGGCTGATTTCACCCAGGTAAAAGAAATGAGCTTCCTGGAGGAAAAAGTAGTCTCGTCCGGTAAGTTTTATTTCAAAAAAGACAAGCAATTGAGGTGGGAATATACCGAGCCGTTTACCTATGCTATAATTTTGAACTACGACAGGTTACGTATTATCGATGAGGGAAGGAGCAAGGATTTCGAAGCCGGATCGAACCGTATGTTTTTGGAGATCAGCGATGTGATGACCGGCATGGTGAACGGTACCTTGCTTAATAGTTCCCAATTCACCACGACCTGGTCCGAAGCAACCGGACACTACCTGGCTGAACTAATTCCCATCGGAACCACCATGAAGGATTACCTGATGCGCATCGAGCTGAAGGTAAGCAAGCTGGATTTTACGGTCGAAGAACTGAAGATGTTTGAACGGTCGGGCGATTTCACCCAGATCACTTTCCGCAATAAAAAGCTGAATGAAACTATCCCTGCTGAGATATTTCGCCTGGATTAG
- a CDS encoding heme-binding domain-containing protein: MKKLIFSGIVLFAAVLAIIAFTYPAGNPSTDRVNPQEKVAPAFPENVAKVLETSCFDCHSDASSNAKARMKVNFSKWNDMSDAKKVGKMQDIKDMVTKGDMPPKKYVNNYPDRAPGQEQKDIISKWVTEESAKLMNN, from the coding sequence ATGAAAAAACTAATCTTCTCCGGCATTGTATTATTTGCCGCCGTTTTAGCTATAATAGCCTTTACTTATCCGGCCGGAAATCCTTCCACGGATCGCGTTAATCCGCAGGAAAAAGTTGCACCGGCATTTCCCGAAAATGTGGCCAAGGTGCTGGAAACATCATGTTTCGATTGTCATAGCGATGCCTCTTCCAACGCCAAAGCCAGGATGAAGGTTAACTTCTCTAAATGGAATGATATGTCGGATGCAAAAAAAGTTGGAAAAATGCAAGACATCAAAGATATGGTTACTAAAGGCGACATGCCCCCAAAGAAATATGTGAACAACTACCCTGACCGCGCCCCGGGACAAGAACAGAAAGACATTATCAGCAAATGGGTTACTGAAGAATCAGCCAAGCTCATGAACAATTAA
- a CDS encoding heme-binding domain-containing protein: MKKAWIIIIAAVIFIFIVIQFFPPAKNDNLINPQNDIVFKLEIPTAVKKKIVNACYDCHSNKTVYPFYNNIAPVSWLMAKHIRVGKEHLNFSEWANYDRKEQIKLLTKICDEITAGEMPVKGYVFMHSKAIINEKELEEICQWTEQASEQVMGKKE; this comes from the coding sequence ATGAAGAAAGCCTGGATCATCATCATAGCTGCGGTCATCTTTATTTTTATCGTTATCCAGTTCTTTCCGCCTGCAAAGAACGACAACCTGATAAATCCACAAAACGATATCGTTTTTAAACTGGAAATACCGACAGCTGTTAAGAAAAAAATCGTGAATGCCTGCTATGACTGTCATTCCAATAAGACTGTCTATCCTTTTTATAACAATATTGCCCCTGTTTCCTGGTTGATGGCAAAACATATACGTGTAGGAAAAGAACACCTGAACTTTTCAGAATGGGCAAATTACGACCGGAAAGAACAGATCAAACTCCTGACTAAAATCTGCGATGAGATCACAGCCGGTGAAATGCCGGTAAAAGGCTATGTTTTCATGCACAGCAAGGCTATAATAAACGAAAAAGAGCTCGAAGAGATCTGCCAGTGGACCGAACAAGCGTCCGAGCAGGTGATGGGCAAAAAAGAATAA
- a CDS encoding DUF2062 domain-containing protein has translation MPDPILYQNFKTPGCCVIIPTYNNARSLETIIRGILAFTDQVIVVNDGSTDKTRQILLNYPSLFTIHLKKNKGKGFAIRQGFKEALKQGFSYAITIDSDGQHLPEDLAKFIEKIEKEPGVLIIGSRNLEQAGIPGGTTFGNRFSNFWTWVETGFRLPDTQSGYRLYPVKRLEKTHFLTNRFEFEIEVLVRSAWKGISITSVPVSVIYPPKKERVSHFRPFTDFARISLLNTCLVILALLFFRPRMMIRRMSRDGFRELIRKHLVSPEESNFKKSASIALGVFMGIAPVWGWQMAIALALAIMLKLNKAITLVAANISIPPLIPFILFASYLTGGLVFNNNQDINFESGITFEFVKKNFLQYIVGALVFGAAVGILAGLITWLVLTVFRRKQKPV, from the coding sequence ATGCCTGACCCGATCCTATATCAGAACTTTAAAACGCCGGGATGCTGTGTCATCATCCCGACCTATAATAATGCCCGGTCCCTCGAAACAATTATACGGGGAATCCTGGCATTCACCGATCAGGTTATAGTGGTGAATGATGGCTCGACTGATAAAACCCGCCAAATTTTATTGAATTACCCCAGCCTTTTCACCATTCATCTTAAAAAAAACAAAGGCAAAGGCTTTGCTATTCGCCAGGGTTTCAAAGAAGCACTGAAACAGGGTTTCAGTTATGCCATCACCATCGACTCGGACGGTCAGCACCTTCCTGAAGATCTTGCGAAGTTCATTGAAAAGATAGAGAAAGAGCCGGGAGTATTGATCATAGGTTCCCGCAACCTTGAACAGGCTGGAATTCCAGGCGGTACTACTTTTGGCAACCGTTTTTCCAACTTCTGGACCTGGGTGGAAACAGGCTTCAGACTTCCGGATACCCAGTCGGGATACCGTCTTTATCCAGTGAAGCGCCTCGAAAAAACCCACTTCCTGACCAACCGTTTTGAGTTCGAGATCGAAGTGCTGGTCAGATCGGCGTGGAAAGGTATTTCAATCACTTCCGTGCCTGTCAGCGTGATATATCCTCCAAAAAAAGAACGGGTATCCCATTTCCGTCCGTTTACCGATTTTGCCCGGATAAGCCTGCTGAATACGTGCCTTGTCATCCTCGCCCTGCTTTTCTTCCGGCCGAGGATGATGATCAGGAGAATGAGCCGGGATGGATTCAGAGAACTGATCAGGAAGCACCTCGTCAGCCCGGAAGAATCGAACTTTAAAAAATCGGCATCCATTGCTTTAGGCGTTTTTATGGGCATCGCGCCGGTGTGGGGCTGGCAGATGGCCATCGCCCTGGCATTGGCCATCATGCTGAAGCTGAATAAAGCCATCACTTTGGTGGCTGCCAACATCAGCATTCCACCGTTGATCCCTTTTATCCTCTTTGCGAGCTATTTAACGGGAGGCCTGGTTTTTAACAATAACCAGGACATTAATTTCGAATCAGGGATTACCTTTGAATTCGTAAAGAAAAACTTTTTGCAATATATCGTTGGCGCTTTGGTTTTCGGCGCGGCCGTCGGCATCCTGGCCGGGCTTATAACCTGGCTGGTGCTTACGGTCTTCAGGCGAAAACAAAAACCTGTGTGA